The Octadecabacter arcticus 238 genome contains a region encoding:
- a CDS encoding metallophosphoesterase: MSVTDIIPDIHGQAEKLRVALRNLGWQRNGLTWSHPDPDREIVFLGDFIDRGPENAAVIRIVRELIDAGRARAIMGNHELNALHFHTKDPETDLPLRAHKTKNFEQHASFLKEFPLGAPHTKDVLDWMKGLQLFIEADGFRAVHAAWIQSDVDRLRKYCETGILNEDQLIRAARDGDEIHSIVETLTKGPEQTLPQPHQFVDKGGHVRRDIRVKWWGTEAKSWRDVAMSVPNLDDLPDLPLPDSFPTYGYLAKEKPVFFGHYWMSGQPVLQTENALCLDYSAGKDGPLVTYEMIEGDEKLDASRILVHDDRQSFIRTGQKKGRKG, from the coding sequence ATGAGCGTTACTGACATTATCCCCGATATACATGGCCAAGCTGAAAAGTTGCGTGTTGCACTTCGTAATCTCGGGTGGCAGCGCAATGGTCTGACATGGTCGCATCCAGACCCAGACCGGGAGATTGTTTTTCTCGGCGATTTTATTGATCGTGGCCCTGAAAATGCGGCTGTTATCAGAATTGTGCGCGAATTGATCGATGCAGGTCGGGCGCGTGCTATTATGGGTAATCACGAGCTAAACGCTCTTCACTTCCACACTAAGGATCCCGAGACCGATCTGCCCCTCCGGGCTCACAAAACGAAGAACTTTGAACAGCATGCGAGTTTTCTGAAAGAGTTTCCTCTGGGTGCGCCTCACACGAAAGATGTGCTGGATTGGATGAAGGGGCTGCAGCTGTTCATTGAGGCCGATGGGTTTCGAGCGGTTCACGCTGCGTGGATCCAGTCGGATGTTGATCGCCTGCGCAAGTACTGTGAGACTGGTATCTTGAATGAAGATCAGCTGATCAGGGCTGCTCGAGACGGCGATGAAATTCATAGCATAGTTGAAACGCTCACCAAAGGGCCGGAGCAAACGCTGCCACAGCCTCATCAATTTGTCGATAAAGGCGGTCATGTTCGGCGCGATATACGTGTCAAATGGTGGGGTACTGAGGCGAAGTCCTGGCGCGATGTCGCGATGTCTGTTCCAAATCTCGACGACCTTCCAGACCTGCCGTTGCCAGATTCATTCCCGACATACGGTTACCTCGCCAAAGAGAAGCCTGTGTTTTTTGGACATTACTGGATGTCTGGGCAGCCGGTGCTGCAGACCGAAAATGCGCTGTGTCTGGATTATTCGGCCGGTAAAGATGGCCCTCTAGTGACTTACGAGATGATCGAAGGGGATGAAAAGCTGGATGCCAGTCGCATCCTCGTACATGACGATCGTCAAAGCTTCATTCGCACTGGGCAGAAGAAAGGGCGTAAAGGATGA
- a CDS encoding GTP pyrophosphokinase — translation MSAVEQKINETVKFFESKEVDRLEKLVRFVTTKLEKALAEHQILARVSSRVKSSQSLRGKLDKWAETPDKEPELHLEPQEILHKVNDLAAARVMTYTEKDRDAVAELVRENFACPGGFEIPFDLERKEESPRIKSNDQNHYRATHMMVAANESDCVGEFSNLGNDKCELQITSLLAHVWNEIEHDTVYKNLTGELSVLEHEAIDSLGNLTKTGDSVIKSLLRARQGREDKQQLDLSEESARFATAEELSEFLSKHFGPKVNGQEMDYAAGGRELLFCLRAVNWHHPRDITGQFAPRFLLDARKETLRLKRFLEKSQRSRPTLDAASCDLFIVAVIIKKHEALAREMRDVHSNRREKAILGVFEERSVNGEK, via the coding sequence ATGAGCGCGGTGGAACAGAAAATTAACGAAACGGTCAAGTTTTTCGAAAGTAAAGAGGTGGATCGACTTGAAAAGTTGGTGCGCTTTGTCACGACTAAATTGGAGAAGGCTTTGGCGGAGCATCAAATCCTAGCCCGCGTTTCATCTCGTGTGAAAAGCTCGCAAAGCCTGCGCGGGAAGCTGGATAAATGGGCTGAGACCCCAGATAAGGAACCTGAGCTGCATCTTGAGCCGCAGGAAATTCTTCATAAAGTGAACGACCTCGCTGCCGCGCGTGTCATGACGTACACAGAGAAAGACCGTGATGCAGTTGCGGAGTTGGTCCGGGAAAATTTTGCTTGTCCTGGTGGCTTTGAGATCCCCTTTGATCTTGAGCGAAAAGAAGAGAGCCCTCGTATCAAGTCGAATGACCAGAACCATTATCGCGCAACACACATGATGGTAGCTGCAAATGAAAGTGACTGTGTTGGCGAGTTTTCCAACCTAGGCAACGATAAGTGTGAGCTCCAGATTACAAGCCTTCTGGCGCACGTTTGGAACGAAATTGAACATGATACAGTTTACAAAAATTTGACCGGCGAATTATCAGTTTTAGAGCATGAGGCCATCGACTCACTTGGCAACCTTACAAAGACAGGTGATAGTGTTATAAAAAGCTTACTTCGCGCCCGCCAGGGGCGTGAAGACAAGCAGCAGCTTGACTTGAGTGAAGAAAGTGCGCGCTTTGCAACTGCTGAAGAATTATCTGAATTTTTGTCAAAGCATTTTGGGCCAAAGGTAAATGGCCAAGAGATGGATTACGCAGCAGGTGGTCGTGAGTTGTTATTTTGCTTGCGTGCGGTGAACTGGCATCATCCTCGAGATATAACAGGGCAGTTTGCGCCGCGATTTTTGCTGGATGCCCGCAAAGAAACGCTGCGCCTAAAGAGATTTCTAGAAAAAAGTCAGCGGTCTAGGCCGACGCTTGATGCGGCCTCCTGCGATCTTTTCATTGTGGCCGTTATCATAAAAAAGCACGAGGCTTTGGCGCGGGAAATGCGTGATGTTCACTCGAATAGACGTGAGAAAGCTATCTTGGGTGTTTTCGAAGAACGTTCTGTTAATGGGGAGAAGTAG
- a CDS encoding N-formylglutamate amidohydrolase yields MLKLVVHVPHASFAIPDDAWPELLFPRAAVEAEALESADLHTDEMAKQAWPLAEIVEADVSRIVVDVERYDDDSKEEMAEVGRGVFYACDHQMRPIRNALTEVRRDELLDRYYRPHWKHLRAKAADAVLVDPRTTTPVPACRNPRLQERDMPTYFSPLTERSSKTPKIAFSRLFE; encoded by the coding sequence ATGCTGAAGCTCGTTGTCCATGTTCCACATGCCTCCTTCGCTATCCCTGATGACGCGTGGCCAGAACTTCTGTTCCCGCGGGCTGCCGTTGAAGCAGAGGCTTTGGAATCGGCTGATCTCCACACGGACGAAATGGCAAAGCAGGCCTGGCCGTTGGCGGAGATCGTTGAGGCGGATGTGTCCCGCATTGTGGTCGACGTTGAGCGCTACGATGACGACAGCAAGGAGGAGATGGCAGAAGTTGGCCGCGGGGTCTTCTACGCCTGTGATCACCAGATGCGGCCAATCCGTAATGCCTTGACCGAGGTTCGGAGAGATGAACTGCTTGATAGGTATTATCGACCCCACTGGAAACACCTTCGGGCAAAAGCAGCTGACGCCGTTCTGGTCGATCCGCGCACAACAACACCTGTCCCCGCCTGCAGGAACCCCCGCCTGCAGGAACGAGATATGCCCACCTACTTCTCCCCATTAACAGAACGTTCTTCGAAAACACCCAAGATAGCTTTCTCACGTCTATTCGAGTGA
- a CDS encoding DUF3293 domain-containing protein has product MTAIPADLIEAYEATDFRVLEPQEFTLRIGCHSPELQALYAALRVSSAGYLTAWNPFSAETSEEDNRKAQRRLLRRLALEEFPTMNALGIDPSGDWPGEESIFVPGLDLEQAQALGAEFGQNAIVWADADAVPQLILLR; this is encoded by the coding sequence ATGACTGCAATCCCCGCAGATCTCATAGAGGCCTATGAAGCGACGGATTTCAGGGTTCTCGAACCGCAAGAATTTACGCTGCGCATTGGGTGCCACTCACCTGAATTACAAGCGTTATACGCGGCCCTCCGAGTGTCTTCCGCAGGTTATCTGACCGCATGGAACCCTTTCAGCGCAGAAACCTCAGAGGAGGACAATAGGAAAGCCCAAAGGCGTCTCCTGCGACGGCTTGCCCTTGAGGAATTTCCTACCATGAACGCCCTCGGGATTGACCCATCCGGTGACTGGCCGGGGGAAGAGAGCATCTTCGTGCCCGGGCTGGACCTTGAGCAGGCACAGGCTCTAGGAGCGGAGTTTGGCCAGAACGCTATCGTTTGGGCCGATGCAGACGCTGTGCCGCAGCTTATCTTGTTGAGGTAG
- a CDS encoding DUF983 domain-containing protein has product MSDEIERNKKQAVIRGFMLKCPSCGVGKTLHKYLKVKDNCDHCGIDLHHASVDDGPAYFTLMVVVGLILPFLPIIYANYDPNPLLVAFALMGAATVLALWLLPRTKELLSNLVFEYCWSCGDLVGVCGFDSVFERDACDDFCEVVKAA; this is encoded by the coding sequence ATGAGCGATGAAATCGAACGGAACAAGAAGCAAGCAGTTATCCGCGGCTTCATGCTCAAATGCCCATCTTGCGGTGTTGGAAAGACTCTGCACAAGTACCTGAAGGTGAAAGACAACTGCGACCACTGCGGGATCGACCTGCATCATGCCAGTGTTGACGATGGCCCAGCGTATTTCACGCTGATGGTCGTCGTTGGGTTAATTCTCCCTTTTCTTCCAATAATCTACGCGAACTACGATCCGAACCCACTCTTGGTCGCGTTCGCGTTAATGGGGGCAGCCACAGTTTTAGCACTTTGGCTCTTACCGCGCACAAAGGAGTTATTGTCAAATCTGGTGTTTGAGTATTGTTGGTCATGCGGTGATCTGGTCGGGGTTTGTGGTTTCGATTCCGTCTTTGAACGTGACGCCTGTGATGACTTTTGCGAGGTAGTCAAAGCCGCGTAG
- a CDS encoding IS256-like element ISOan6 family transposase, with amino-acid sequence MGTTNIVDFARRDEMTDALTELLKTGAQQLIATAVEAELVSYLAQFTGLRTDAGHAAVVRNGHHPARPFQTGIGPVSVRIPKVRSKDGTPVTFRSALVPPYVRRTKTLEAALPWLYLKGISSGEMAPALKVLLGPDAVGLSANTVSRLKRDWTNEYEAWKGAELDDEPIVYIWADGVHSGLRGEDDKLCALVIIGVTARGKKRFLAIEDGVRESTQSWREVLLNLKSRGMNAPKLAIGDGAMGFWAAMDEVYPETRHQRCWQHKTMNVLNCLPKLSQPKAKAALHDIWQAKTKVDAEKAFDLFIKTYEPKYPKATLCLQKDREELMAFFDFPAQHWQSIRTSNPIESAFATIRHRTKRSKGCLSRDGMLHMMFKLGQCAEQNWRKLRGFDYLAKVITGVTFKDGIETTNPDQITA; translated from the coding sequence ATGGGAACTACTAACATTGTTGATTTTGCGCGTCGAGACGAGATGACGGACGCGTTGACGGAGTTGCTGAAAACGGGAGCACAACAACTGATCGCGACAGCAGTTGAGGCTGAGCTTGTCAGTTATTTGGCGCAATTTACCGGCTTACGCACCGATGCCGGTCACGCGGCAGTCGTGCGTAATGGACATCATCCGGCCCGCCCGTTTCAAACGGGCATTGGCCCTGTGAGCGTGCGCATTCCAAAGGTTCGGTCCAAGGACGGCACACCGGTGACATTTCGGTCTGCCCTGGTGCCGCCCTATGTGCGCCGCACGAAGACGCTGGAAGCGGCCTTGCCATGGCTTTACCTCAAAGGGATCTCCAGCGGCGAGATGGCTCCCGCCCTCAAGGTTCTTCTGGGCCCAGATGCCGTTGGCTTGTCGGCTAATACGGTTTCGCGTTTAAAACGCGATTGGACCAATGAATACGAGGCTTGGAAAGGCGCTGAGTTAGATGACGAGCCCATCGTCTATATCTGGGCCGACGGCGTTCACAGCGGCCTTCGGGGCGAGGATGACAAGCTCTGTGCCCTTGTTATTATTGGGGTAACTGCCCGTGGCAAGAAGCGATTTCTGGCAATTGAGGATGGGGTGCGCGAGTCCACGCAGAGCTGGCGCGAGGTTCTGCTTAACCTCAAAAGCCGAGGCATGAATGCGCCCAAACTGGCCATCGGGGACGGTGCCATGGGGTTTTGGGCGGCCATGGACGAAGTCTATCCTGAGACCCGCCATCAACGCTGTTGGCAACACAAAACGATGAACGTGCTCAATTGTTTACCCAAGCTGTCTCAGCCAAAAGCCAAGGCCGCGCTGCACGACATCTGGCAGGCCAAGACCAAAGTCGATGCAGAAAAGGCGTTCGATCTGTTCATCAAAACCTACGAACCCAAATATCCCAAGGCCACACTATGCCTGCAAAAAGATCGTGAGGAACTCATGGCATTCTTCGACTTCCCGGCGCAGCATTGGCAAAGCATCCGCACTAGCAATCCAATTGAATCGGCCTTCGCGACGATCCGGCATCGTACCAAGCGTTCAAAGGGCTGCCTGTCACGCGATGGCATGCTGCACATGATGTTCAAACTGGGGCAATGTGCTGAGCAAAATTGGAGGAAGCTACGCGGCTTTGACTACCTCGCAAAAGTCATCACAGGCGTCACGTTCAAAGACGGAATCGAAACCACAAACCCCGACCAGATCACCGCATGA
- a CDS encoding metallophosphoesterase, which yields MDNFITEMSPWKTLPTHAADAQVFAIGDVHGQADTLAATLDAIASVPRSHLVRRLIFLGDLIDRGPQSLAAIALYKSAGDLAMVDDVILLPGNHELMLLDGISEPDHFICDWLDNGGDMLIEEAVPGCTARRLVELADIARDAVGEEFLEFIRTCPTWHMEGNIFFIHAGLDPTAEPSEFLNQSRFGAVHECHWAWIREPFLEWTGGWGDCKTWIVVHGHTPATMQVTNLKVLEKAADRVATHGRLCLDAGSTLDLAQVAWAEFAAAKYRFCMTRRR from the coding sequence ATGGATAACTTTATTACAGAAATGAGCCCTTGGAAAACTCTTCCAACGCATGCTGCAGATGCCCAAGTTTTTGCGATAGGAGACGTGCATGGCCAAGCTGACACGCTTGCTGCAACCCTTGACGCAATCGCCTCTGTTCCACGCAGTCATCTGGTGCGGCGTTTAATTTTCCTCGGTGATCTTATCGATCGTGGACCGCAAAGCCTCGCAGCTATTGCGTTGTATAAATCTGCTGGTGATCTTGCCATGGTCGATGATGTCATTTTACTCCCCGGCAACCACGAACTCATGCTTCTTGACGGTATCAGTGAGCCTGATCACTTTATCTGTGACTGGCTCGACAATGGTGGAGACATGTTAATCGAGGAGGCTGTGCCGGGCTGCACCGCACGGCGCTTGGTAGAACTTGCGGATATCGCTCGAGACGCAGTTGGTGAGGAATTCTTGGAGTTTATCCGCACATGTCCTACTTGGCATATGGAGGGAAATATTTTCTTCATACATGCTGGGCTGGATCCAACGGCTGAGCCGAGTGAATTCCTGAACCAGTCGCGTTTTGGTGCGGTGCATGAGTGTCATTGGGCGTGGATACGTGAACCTTTTCTGGAATGGACAGGTGGCTGGGGTGATTGCAAAACATGGATTGTGGTTCACGGGCATACACCGGCTACAATGCAGGTCACTAACCTCAAGGTTCTGGAAAAGGCAGCGGATCGGGTCGCAACGCATGGCCGCCTGTGTCTTGATGCGGGGAGTACGCTTGATCTCGCTCAAGTCGCGTGGGCTGAGTTTGCTGCAGCAAAATACCGCTTTTGTATGACCCGTCGTAGATGA
- a CDS encoding helix-turn-helix transcriptional regulator — protein sequence MRYGRLADLVRLALQMQGRADGLSLDDIGQTYEVSRRTAERMRDAIRDAFPQTEELHEPGGRKRWRLPPGTAGRLADPTIDDISALNRGAELARQSGDAATAYHLETLMDRLRARLPGPKRTRLEPDIATLLEADGVALRPGPREQIHVEILDSLREAILAGVWIEVDHRARATGLLSRNARLGALALLLGEGRQYLVAYSDYAKDVRLFALAGLERIELTNSVFERPEDFDLAAWMQRSFGIWQEEIYNVVWRFTPEAAPDARRYLFHPTQEMTDEPDGSLTVRFHAGGLREMCWHLFRWGDQVEILAPRELSLMFQDLLKDVLDQPKDCS from the coding sequence ATGCGTTATGGCCGATTGGCTGATCTTGTAAGACTGGCCCTGCAGATGCAGGGTCGGGCGGATGGCCTGTCACTCGATGACATCGGGCAGACCTATGAAGTTTCGCGTAGAACCGCAGAACGGATGCGCGACGCAATCCGCGACGCGTTCCCCCAAACAGAAGAACTTCATGAGCCGGGTGGGCGTAAGCGCTGGCGCCTGCCACCGGGCACAGCGGGTCGCCTAGCCGATCCCACCATTGACGACATATCTGCACTTAACCGTGGCGCTGAACTTGCGCGCCAATCCGGAGACGCCGCCACTGCCTATCATTTGGAAACACTCATGGATCGCCTTCGTGCGCGCTTGCCTGGACCAAAGCGAACCCGACTTGAACCCGATATCGCAACACTGCTCGAAGCAGACGGGGTCGCGCTACGCCCCGGGCCACGAGAACAGATCCATGTAGAAATACTTGACAGCCTGCGCGAAGCTATCCTCGCTGGCGTATGGATTGAGGTGGATCATCGCGCGCGCGCAACCGGCCTGCTGAGTCGTAATGCAAGGCTTGGCGCCTTGGCGCTGCTGCTTGGCGAAGGTCGCCAATATCTTGTGGCTTACAGCGACTATGCAAAGGATGTGCGCCTCTTCGCTTTGGCCGGATTGGAGCGGATTGAGCTTACCAATAGCGTTTTCGAACGCCCAGAAGATTTCGACCTAGCCGCTTGGATGCAGCGATCCTTCGGCATATGGCAGGAGGAAATATACAATGTCGTCTGGCGTTTCACCCCGGAAGCGGCGCCAGATGCACGGCGATATCTATTCCACCCGACACAGGAAATGACGGACGAGCCCGACGGAAGCTTGACAGTAAGGTTTCATGCAGGTGGACTGCGTGAAATGTGCTGGCACCTGTTTCGGTGGGGCGATCAGGTCGAAATCCTCGCGCCACGAGAATTGAGTCTGATGTTTCAAGACCTGTTGAAAGACGTACTGGACCAACCGAAAGACTGCAGCTGA
- a CDS encoding AAA family ATPase, giving the protein MMNIYEQRYLIDLAVRISTNFPARSVVSQELSTWIEDQDLGFSWDPDINNIKRKGVPANVWSELNHLLAERDRLVPRQKPDAMARNITDLAAHVGLDPDEQAIFELAIRAARSGPVRFLCNALVDDARLPVEDVIAHLTGLAPDRVRLLLASSGRLLVSGLLQFEKPPFSGLGLLATDRLLVALDPPSRSLDDILTKLFARVSPAAVAWDDFEHLGLGRDFAFRLLDGALQRRENGVNILLHGVPGTGKTELCKALSERLGASLHAVGETDDDGDEPSRFERLQQLRLGQRLLRDQGKSIILFDEMEDLLPGLDNGLFGLSLRRTGSKVHLNRLLESNPVPTLWTTNDISDCDPAFLRRISFTLELRTPPIAVRCRIWEKLALHHRVPLPKDLCRELAHSMDDAPAIANSALRAARITRGGPDDVKLVAMAISRAVRGGHTQPTAPSSIRFEPELANADHDLALITERFVACGPSNTGGLCLSGPPGTGKSAFARYLAERMHMPVLVRRASDLLDRYVGGSERNIADAFAEARDISAFLIFDEADSLLGARDGATHRWEISQVNEMLTWMENHPLPFACTTNRVDQLDPATSRRFGLKIGFLPLSSEQRTACFRQFFKLDPPIGLQDLDQLTPGDFAVAAKRSNFLGITEPEAILAELHREQLSKPNTRNPIGFQVAS; this is encoded by the coding sequence ATGATGAATATATACGAACAGCGATACTTGATTGACCTTGCAGTCCGGATTTCCACAAATTTTCCCGCACGAAGTGTCGTGTCTCAAGAACTGTCTACCTGGATTGAGGATCAGGATTTAGGCTTTTCTTGGGACCCAGATATTAACAACATTAAACGCAAAGGTGTCCCGGCAAATGTCTGGTCCGAACTCAACCACCTTCTTGCAGAGCGGGACAGATTAGTTCCACGCCAAAAGCCGGATGCAATGGCGCGTAACATAACAGATTTGGCTGCTCATGTCGGCTTAGATCCTGATGAGCAAGCCATTTTTGAACTGGCTATTCGCGCCGCGCGTAGCGGCCCCGTAAGATTTTTATGCAATGCCCTCGTCGATGATGCGCGGCTCCCAGTTGAGGACGTGATCGCCCATCTGACCGGGCTAGCACCGGACCGCGTAAGACTCTTGCTTGCAAGTTCAGGCCGTTTACTCGTTTCGGGCCTTCTGCAATTTGAAAAGCCACCATTTAGCGGTCTCGGCCTATTGGCAACTGACCGTCTTCTTGTGGCTCTTGACCCGCCGTCGCGTAGCCTCGATGACATTCTGACCAAACTCTTCGCCCGCGTCTCCCCGGCAGCCGTGGCTTGGGATGATTTCGAGCACCTTGGGCTTGGGCGTGACTTTGCATTTCGACTGCTTGATGGGGCACTCCAGCGGCGCGAGAATGGTGTGAACATTCTGCTGCATGGTGTGCCAGGTACGGGCAAAACAGAGCTCTGCAAGGCCCTCTCGGAGCGGCTCGGCGCCAGCCTTCATGCCGTAGGTGAAACAGATGACGATGGGGATGAGCCATCCCGGTTTGAACGCCTGCAGCAACTCCGCCTTGGTCAACGGCTCCTTAGAGATCAGGGCAAAAGCATCATCCTCTTTGACGAAATGGAAGACTTACTCCCAGGGCTTGACAATGGGCTCTTCGGCCTTTCACTGCGCCGTACAGGTTCAAAAGTACATTTGAACCGGCTTCTGGAGAGCAATCCTGTCCCTACGCTTTGGACGACAAACGATATCAGCGATTGCGACCCTGCATTCTTGCGACGCATTTCATTCACACTTGAACTACGGACCCCTCCAATCGCCGTGCGCTGCCGGATCTGGGAGAAGCTTGCTTTGCACCATCGGGTGCCACTGCCGAAAGACCTCTGCCGCGAACTCGCCCACAGTATGGACGATGCACCCGCTATTGCAAACAGCGCACTTCGTGCCGCACGTATAACGCGAGGCGGCCCTGATGACGTGAAGCTTGTTGCAATGGCGATTTCTCGAGCCGTACGCGGCGGCCACACTCAACCCACAGCGCCAAGCAGCATCAGATTCGAGCCGGAGCTCGCCAATGCAGACCACGACCTTGCGTTAATCACAGAACGCTTCGTCGCCTGCGGTCCTTCCAACACCGGAGGACTTTGTCTGAGCGGCCCTCCCGGGACCGGCAAGAGCGCTTTCGCGCGCTATCTCGCTGAGCGCATGCATATGCCCGTCCTAGTACGGCGAGCCTCTGATCTTCTGGATCGATACGTCGGCGGTAGTGAGCGTAATATTGCAGACGCCTTTGCCGAAGCACGCGACATAAGCGCATTTCTTATTTTCGACGAAGCAGATTCACTCTTGGGTGCACGGGATGGAGCAACCCATCGCTGGGAAATTTCCCAAGTGAATGAAATGCTCACCTGGATGGAAAACCACCCGCTGCCCTTCGCCTGCACCACCAACCGCGTCGACCAGCTCGATCCTGCGACTTCCCGGCGCTTTGGTCTGAAGATTGGATTTTTACCGCTGAGCTCCGAGCAGCGTACGGCCTGCTTCCGACAGTTCTTCAAGCTCGATCCGCCCATTGGTCTTCAGGACCTCGATCAGTTGACGCCAGGAGATTTCGCAGTTGCTGCCAAGCGATCGAATTTTCTTGGCATTACCGAACCTGAAGCCATCCTCGCAGAACTGCACCGCGAACAGCTTTCTAAACCCAATACGCGAAATCCGATCGGGTTTCAGGTGGCAAGTTAA
- a CDS encoding exonuclease domain-containing protein yields MNFAFFDLETTGVSPAFDQPLQFAAILTDSDFKEIERVDMRCRLAPHIIPSPHALAVTGLRPAELIDPALPELFEFTQSLTELVSRWSPAIWTGFNSIRFDEEMLRQAFYQNLQAEVFATQFNGNTRFDIMTAVFGVWHRHRDLLEWPVDETGKVRFKLDRLAPLNGFEGHNAHDALGDVEAIIHIAQLIAQRDPALWTELLASRDKGYVKARLERLSPLELVGRFGGGPPKAITGCLCGYSSKNANQAFFFDLDAADPADLIDASDDTFVAALEAVPWAIRSLTINKAPVLLEPAATTDEHERRARLIAEAPQFRERVVQTMAARYPTKPDAEPIAVEKQIFNGFYSWADKERLKVFQGADWPQRQEIVATFDDSRLRQLGRRLVAFYAHDLLSEEEQRQYGEWLHGRWQAASRLETEWMTTKKARQAIAEMRESSNYDNLMLEEIEAFLGSFDNSGSMERKV; encoded by the coding sequence ATGAACTTTGCATTTTTTGACCTTGAGACCACGGGTGTCTCGCCCGCGTTTGATCAACCACTCCAGTTCGCTGCGATCCTCACGGATTCGGATTTCAAAGAGATAGAGCGGGTGGATATGCGCTGTCGCTTGGCGCCTCATATTATTCCTTCACCGCATGCTTTGGCTGTTACGGGGCTACGCCCCGCCGAACTGATCGATCCAGCGTTGCCAGAGTTGTTTGAATTCACCCAGTCATTGACCGAGCTTGTGTCGCGTTGGTCGCCTGCGATTTGGACTGGCTTTAACAGCATCCGCTTTGACGAAGAAATGCTGCGACAAGCCTTTTACCAGAACCTTCAGGCGGAGGTTTTCGCAACGCAATTCAACGGCAACACGCGTTTCGATATTATGACAGCTGTCTTTGGGGTATGGCATCGGCACCGGGATCTGTTGGAATGGCCTGTAGACGAGACGGGCAAGGTCCGGTTCAAACTCGACCGCCTCGCACCGCTGAATGGCTTCGAGGGACATAACGCCCATGATGCCTTGGGTGATGTGGAAGCCATAATTCATATCGCGCAGCTGATTGCCCAGCGCGATCCAGCCCTCTGGACAGAGCTGCTTGCAAGTCGGGACAAGGGATATGTTAAGGCCCGTCTCGAGCGACTTTCCCCGCTAGAGCTTGTGGGACGTTTTGGTGGCGGTCCTCCGAAGGCTATCACGGGCTGCCTTTGCGGCTACTCGAGCAAGAACGCCAATCAAGCATTCTTTTTTGATCTCGATGCGGCCGATCCTGCCGATCTGATTGATGCGTCCGATGACACTTTTGTGGCGGCGCTGGAGGCTGTGCCATGGGCCATTCGCTCTTTAACGATCAACAAGGCACCTGTCTTATTGGAACCTGCTGCAACGACGGATGAACACGAACGCCGCGCGCGCCTCATTGCGGAGGCGCCGCAGTTTCGTGAACGCGTGGTGCAGACGATGGCGGCGCGCTACCCGACAAAGCCGGATGCAGAGCCGATCGCGGTTGAGAAACAGATTTTTAACGGTTTCTACAGCTGGGCAGACAAGGAGCGTTTGAAGGTTTTTCAAGGGGCCGATTGGCCACAGAGACAGGAGATCGTTGCGACCTTCGACGACTCCCGACTGCGTCAGCTAGGGCGAAGGCTGGTAGCATTCTATGCGCATGACCTTTTGTCAGAAGAAGAGCAGCGCCAATATGGTGAGTGGCTTCATGGACGCTGGCAAGCGGCGTCTCGGCTGGAGACAGAATGGATGACAACTAAAAAGGCACGGCAGGCGATTGCAGAAATGAGGGAGTCCTCAAACTATGACAATTTAATGCTAGAAGAGATTGAGGCCTTTCTAGGCTCTTTTGACAATAGCGGCAGTATGGAAAGGAAGGTATAG
- a CDS encoding HEPN domain-containing protein produces the protein MTNTAQVSSEFDYLREKHKRLREQNSPELNLRTHRSISWLSRAAALIDEDPDAAFILSWIAFNAAYAKDLGDDPGSFARANFQGFFDALVRCDPNGRIEHEIWYQFEGVVAELLDTKYIFNPFWKFHNGDAQYDNWELRFENAKKAAQYAIEGQETAKLLSILFDRLYVLRNQLVHGGATWNSQVNRKQVRDGAELLLSLMPVFVDTMMSNSNEDWGAPYYPVVD, from the coding sequence ATGACAAACACGGCTCAGGTTTCGTCTGAATTTGATTACTTACGAGAAAAGCACAAGAGGCTTCGCGAACAGAATTCGCCGGAGTTAAATCTTCGAACACACCGTTCCATCAGCTGGCTTAGCCGCGCGGCCGCTTTGATCGATGAGGATCCGGACGCTGCTTTTATTCTGAGCTGGATTGCCTTTAATGCAGCCTATGCCAAGGATTTGGGAGATGACCCCGGCTCATTTGCGCGTGCTAATTTCCAGGGTTTTTTTGATGCACTGGTGAGATGTGACCCAAATGGACGCATAGAACATGAAATCTGGTATCAATTCGAAGGCGTAGTGGCCGAGCTTCTGGACACCAAATACATCTTCAATCCCTTCTGGAAGTTCCACAATGGCGATGCCCAGTATGACAACTGGGAGCTGCGCTTTGAAAATGCCAAGAAGGCAGCGCAATATGCCATCGAAGGGCAGGAAACAGCGAAGCTGCTGAGCATCCTTTTTGACAGGCTGTACGTGCTCCGCAACCAGCTTGTGCATGGTGGCGCGACCTGGAACAGCCAAGTGAACCGCAAGCAGGTGCGTGATGGGGCGGAGCTACTGCTGAGCCTGATGCCGGTTTTTGTCGACACGATGATGTCGAACTCGAATGAAGATTGGGGTGCGCCTTATTACCCCGTCGTGGATTGA